Proteins from a genomic interval of Candidatus Aminicenantes bacterium:
- a CDS encoding cyclic nucleotide-binding domain-containing protein yields the protein MAKSIVWIDLEAGHVLFRQGDAADAIYIVQSGLLLASREDAGCAPLVVGRMGPGSLVGEIAVLMGGRRNATVAAAEKTRLARLAAEDVAAVVARNPEVKSGILDLVRLRLRRTQWLKILSAYFGEIDVDKYAFIEPRFAWVHLDRGETLFAAGDEADSLYFLIHGLLHVVADGEKQEAQAIGTVFRGEIVGEMAILSGEKRMATVRAVRDSDLVRLTKADFEEINKLYPEVSLTIMRILVSRLKERDRTPERRCAVNIALVPAGPGVPLDDFARRLHAALSLSDRAVRLASGTIAAELSATADIAHAADDDPLHLGLLAWLEDLEANHDFVLYEADAEATPWTRRCLKRADQVMIVARAGDDPAVIGIEKDCLRDAADPTAAPQTLVLIHPDGRELPTGTMAWLSARRLAGHQHLRWDLEADFSRLARIVSRRSVGLVLGGGGARGMAHLGVLRALEERGIPVDLVAGASIGAILGGGIAMGMDADRLTELCRETFQKGKPFSDYTFPMVALLRSRKIDRAARRAYGEARIEDLWLGYFCVSSNLGACDVKVHSEGPLWTAARTSSSLPGIMVPLVHDGAVHVDGGVMNNLPGDIMRRRAGIVITVDVDSRENMSPAFTEFPSAGKIFWSRILPWKKAILAPNVAEIMMATIMTGCRKSADAVKADADLSLEPPVKGIGILDFKAIEKTAQAAYVYTQGRLDALPAGSPLRAFFGPKSAGTCEAATL from the coding sequence ATGGCCAAATCGATCGTCTGGATCGATCTCGAGGCCGGGCACGTTCTGTTTCGGCAGGGCGACGCCGCCGATGCCATCTATATCGTCCAATCCGGCCTGCTGCTCGCCTCCCGGGAGGATGCCGGGTGCGCCCCGCTCGTCGTCGGCCGGATGGGGCCGGGCTCGCTGGTCGGGGAGATTGCCGTCCTCATGGGCGGGCGGCGCAACGCGACGGTCGCGGCCGCGGAAAAGACAAGGCTGGCCCGCCTGGCGGCCGAGGACGTGGCGGCCGTCGTAGCCCGGAATCCGGAGGTCAAGAGCGGCATTCTCGATCTGGTGAGGCTGCGGCTCCGCCGAACGCAATGGCTGAAGATCCTATCCGCCTACTTTGGGGAGATCGACGTGGACAAGTACGCTTTCATCGAGCCGCGCTTTGCCTGGGTGCACTTGGACCGGGGCGAGACGCTGTTCGCCGCGGGCGATGAGGCGGACAGCCTGTACTTTTTGATCCACGGCCTGCTGCATGTCGTCGCTGACGGCGAGAAGCAGGAGGCCCAAGCGATCGGGACGGTCTTCCGGGGCGAGATCGTGGGCGAGATGGCGATCCTGTCCGGGGAAAAGCGGATGGCCACCGTCCGCGCCGTCCGCGACAGCGACCTGGTGCGGCTGACCAAGGCCGATTTTGAAGAAATCAACAAATTGTATCCCGAAGTCAGCCTGACGATCATGCGAATCCTGGTGAGCCGGTTGAAGGAGCGGGATCGGACGCCGGAGCGGCGCTGCGCGGTCAACATCGCCTTGGTGCCCGCCGGCCCCGGGGTTCCGTTGGACGATTTCGCCCGCCGGCTTCATGCCGCCTTGTCTCTCTCGGATCGGGCCGTCCGCCTGGCCAGCGGCACGATCGCGGCGGAGCTCTCGGCGACCGCGGACATCGCCCATGCCGCCGACGACGACCCTCTCCATCTCGGACTCCTAGCTTGGCTGGAGGATCTGGAAGCCAACCATGATTTCGTTCTTTACGAAGCGGACGCCGAGGCCACCCCGTGGACCCGGCGCTGCCTCAAACGGGCCGACCAGGTTATGATCGTCGCCCGGGCGGGGGACGACCCCGCCGTCATCGGCATCGAGAAGGACTGCCTTCGGGACGCTGCGGACCCTACGGCCGCCCCGCAAACCCTGGTCCTGATCCACCCGGACGGCCGCGAGCTGCCGACCGGCACGATGGCTTGGCTTTCGGCGCGCCGTTTGGCGGGTCATCAGCATCTGCGCTGGGACCTGGAGGCCGACTTCTCCCGCCTGGCCCGGATCGTCAGCCGCCGTTCGGTCGGGTTGGTCTTGGGCGGCGGCGGGGCGCGCGGGATGGCCCATCTGGGAGTCCTGCGGGCCCTGGAGGAACGGGGTATTCCGGTCGACCTGGTGGCGGGCGCGAGCATCGGCGCCATCCTCGGCGGCGGGATTGCCATGGGCATGGACGCCGATCGCCTGACCGAGCTCTGCCGGGAGACATTTCAGAAGGGCAAGCCGTTCAGCGACTATACCTTCCCGATGGTCGCACTCCTGCGCAGCCGCAAGATCGACCGGGCCGCGCGCCGGGCCTACGGCGAGGCTCGGATCGAGGACCTCTGGCTGGGTTATTTCTGCGTCTCCTCCAATCTCGGCGCCTGCGACGTGAAGGTGCACAGCGAAGGTCCGCTCTGGACGGCCGCCCGGACCAGCTCGTCCCTGCCGGGGATCATGGTGCCCCTCGTCCATGACGGCGCCGTCCACGTCGACGGCGGGGTCATGAACAATCTTCCAGGGGACATCATGAGGCGGCGGGCCGGGATCGTCATCACCGTGGACGTGGACTCGCGGGAGAACATGAGTCCCGCATTCACCGAGTTCCCGTCCGCGGGGAAGATTTTCTGGAGCCGGATTCTGCCTTGGAAAAAGGCGATTCTGGCCCCGAACGTGGCCGAGATCATGATGGCGACCATCATGACGGGGTGCCGTAAAAGCGCCGACGCCGTGAAGGCGGACGCGGATCTGAGCCTGGAGCCCCCCGTCAAGGGGATCGGCATCCTCGACTTCAAAGCCATCGAGAAGACCGCGCAAGCGGCGTACGTTTATACCCAGGGCCGGCTCGATGCGCTGCCGGCCGGTTCGCCTCTGCGGGCGTTCTTTGGGCCGAAATCGGCCGGCACTTGCGAGGCCGCGACGCTATAG
- a CDS encoding NADP-dependent isocitrate dehydrogenase: MSTHKIIWTETDEAPALAAYSLLPIIQGFTKGTGVSVEASDISLAGRIIANFPDFLTESQRMPDHLAQLGELALTPEANIIKLPNISASLPQLQEAIQELQAQGFKLPPYPESPKTEAEKEIQTRYAKVLGSAVNPVLREGNSDRRAPLSVKAFSKKHPHKLGPWSPDNKAHVAHMTGGDFYGNEKSMVMDEGGDFRIELAGADGTTKVLKDKLTALPGEILDGTFMSRKALRAFYEEQIGEAKAQGLLLSLHLKATMMKISDPIMFGHAVSVFYREALDKHAATLAEVGMNVNNGLGDLYAKIKSLPEAKRAEIEADIQAVYAKRPALAMVDSDLGITNLHVPSDIIVDASMPVVVRESGQMWGSDGKLHQTLAMIPDRCYATTYKTIIEDCRQHGAFDPATMGSVPNVGLMAQKAEEYGSHPTTFEIPTDGTVRVVTAAGRVLMEHRVEAGDIWRMSRAKDIPIRDWVKLAVKRARATGAPAVFWLDKNRAHDARMIAKVETYLKSHDTAGLEIKILAPIEAMKYSLERIRKGLDTISVTGNVLRDYLTDLFPILEIGTSAKMLSIVPLLAGGGLFETGAGGSAPKHVQQFEKEGYLRWDSLGEFSAFAASLEHLSSAFHNDKAKVLADTLDQAIAKFLDNNKSPARKVGQIDNRGSHYYLALYWAQALTEQTKDKELQARFAAVAKALGDNEARIAAELIAAQGKPVDLGGYYRPDKAKTSRAMRPCAVLNAIVDAL; this comes from the coding sequence ATGAGCACGCACAAGATCATTTGGACCGAGACGGACGAAGCGCCGGCGCTGGCGGCGTATTCCCTGCTTCCGATCATCCAAGGCTTCACCAAGGGGACGGGCGTCTCCGTCGAAGCGAGCGACATCTCCCTGGCCGGCCGGATCATTGCGAACTTCCCCGACTTTCTGACCGAGAGCCAGAGGATGCCCGATCATCTGGCCCAGTTGGGCGAGCTGGCTTTGACGCCGGAAGCCAACATCATCAAGCTGCCGAACATCAGCGCCTCGCTCCCCCAGCTCCAGGAGGCGATTCAAGAGCTGCAGGCGCAGGGCTTCAAGCTCCCCCCTTATCCCGAGAGCCCCAAGACCGAGGCTGAGAAAGAGATCCAGACCCGCTACGCCAAGGTCCTGGGCAGCGCCGTCAACCCCGTGCTCCGCGAGGGGAATTCGGATCGCCGGGCGCCGCTCTCGGTCAAAGCTTTCTCCAAAAAGCACCCCCACAAGCTGGGCCCCTGGAGCCCGGACAACAAGGCCCATGTCGCGCATATGACCGGGGGCGATTTCTACGGCAACGAAAAGTCCATGGTCATGGACGAGGGCGGCGACTTCCGGATCGAGCTGGCCGGCGCCGACGGCACGACGAAAGTCCTCAAGGACAAGCTGACCGCCCTGCCGGGCGAGATCCTCGACGGCACCTTCATGAGCCGCAAGGCCCTGCGCGCCTTCTACGAAGAGCAGATCGGGGAGGCCAAAGCCCAAGGTCTGCTGCTGTCGCTGCACCTGAAGGCGACGATGATGAAGATCTCGGACCCGATCATGTTCGGCCACGCCGTCTCGGTCTTCTACCGGGAAGCCCTGGACAAGCACGCCGCGACGCTGGCCGAGGTCGGGATGAACGTCAACAACGGACTGGGCGATCTCTACGCCAAGATCAAGAGCCTGCCCGAAGCCAAGCGGGCGGAGATCGAAGCCGATATCCAAGCCGTCTACGCCAAGCGGCCGGCCCTGGCCATGGTCGATTCCGACCTGGGCATCACCAACCTCCACGTTCCGAGCGACATCATCGTCGACGCCTCTATGCCCGTGGTCGTCCGCGAGTCGGGCCAGATGTGGGGCTCTGACGGCAAGCTCCACCAGACCTTGGCTATGATCCCGGACCGCTGCTACGCCACGACCTACAAGACGATCATCGAGGACTGCCGCCAACACGGCGCCTTCGACCCGGCCACCATGGGCAGCGTCCCCAACGTGGGCCTGATGGCCCAGAAGGCCGAGGAATACGGATCGCATCCGACGACCTTCGAAATCCCGACCGACGGCACGGTCCGGGTCGTCACGGCCGCGGGCCGGGTGCTGATGGAGCACCGGGTCGAAGCGGGCGACATCTGGCGGATGTCCCGGGCCAAGGACATTCCCATCCGGGACTGGGTCAAGCTGGCCGTCAAGCGGGCCCGGGCGACCGGAGCCCCGGCCGTGTTCTGGCTGGACAAGAACCGGGCCCACGACGCCCGGATGATCGCCAAGGTCGAGACATACTTGAAGTCCCACGATACGGCCGGGCTGGAGATTAAGATCCTGGCCCCGATCGAGGCGATGAAGTATTCGCTGGAGCGGATCCGCAAGGGGCTGGATACGATCTCCGTAACGGGCAACGTCCTACGCGACTACTTGACCGATCTATTCCCCATCCTCGAGATCGGGACCAGCGCCAAGATGCTGTCCATCGTGCCGCTGCTGGCCGGCGGCGGGTTGTTCGAGACGGGTGCCGGCGGCTCGGCCCCCAAGCACGTCCAACAGTTCGAAAAAGAAGGCTACCTGCGCTGGGACTCCCTGGGCGAGTTCTCGGCTTTCGCGGCCTCGCTGGAGCACTTGAGCTCCGCCTTCCATAACGACAAGGCCAAGGTCCTGGCCGACACCCTCGACCAGGCCATCGCCAAGTTCCTGGACAACAACAAATCCCCCGCCCGCAAGGTCGGCCAAATCGACAACCGGGGCAGCCATTACTATCTGGCTCTGTACTGGGCCCAAGCCCTGACCGAACAAACCAAGGACAAGGAATTGCAGGCCCGGTTTGCGGCCGTCGCCAAAGCGCTTGGAGACAACGAAGCCCGGATCGCGGCCGAGCTGATCGCGGCCCAGGGCAAGCCCGTAGACCTGGGCGGCTATTACCGGCCGGACAAGGCTAAAACGTCCCGGGCCATGCGGCCTTGCGCGGTCTTGAACGCGATCGTGGACGCGCTATAG
- a CDS encoding alkaline phosphatase family protein — MNRRQFIRSTAGAASLMALSGKPGLAAPLRTAGRKATRKKILVLGFDGMDPHMTRQWMEAGILPTFRKLAAQGGFRPLRTSIPPQSPVAWSNFIAGTNPGGHGIFDFIHRDPKTYIPLFSASSIEGAAKTLRLGRWLLPIKSGEVRNLRQGRAFWQVLEDHDVPSTIFKMPANYPPVPSRQRTLSGMGTPDILGDYGTCNYYTTEAKAVNLDLGGARVHEVYVIGNRVDAKLPGPANSFKVGAPESAVDFKVYLDPVHAVAKIVLPDQEFILREKEWSGWKRVRYPLIPTQSVSGICMFLLKEVRPHFKLYVTPVNIDPADPALPISTPDGYAPELEKKFGPFFTKGLPADTSALDNDLLDEAEFLAQDEMILEESRAMLDDELGRFDSGLLFFYISSTDQRQHMFWRLMDDKHPAYDPKLAAAFGDTIRKTYQQADAVLAQALARIDKDTIVLVMSDHGFNPYYRSFNLNTWLKQAGYHRFGNEFKQEELEMAFPSTDWSRTKAYGLGLNALYLNQRGREGEGIVAPGAESEALVDEICRRLEEFKDPKTGQNVVLKAYRAKDVYQGPAAVSAPDIILGFNRGYRISFQSPLGRIPREVLEDNTAKWSGDHMGAAETLPGILLSNQPVQAESPALYDLTATIADVFEAEKPKDYIGRSIF; from the coding sequence ATGAATAGACGCCAGTTCATCCGCTCGACCGCCGGGGCCGCCTCCCTGATGGCCCTATCCGGCAAGCCGGGCCTCGCGGCGCCGCTGCGGACCGCCGGCCGGAAAGCCACCCGCAAGAAGATTCTGGTCCTGGGCTTCGACGGCATGGACCCCCACATGACCCGGCAATGGATGGAGGCCGGGATCCTGCCGACCTTCCGCAAGCTGGCCGCCCAGGGCGGCTTCCGCCCGCTGCGGACGAGCATCCCGCCGCAGAGCCCGGTGGCCTGGTCCAACTTCATCGCCGGAACCAACCCGGGCGGACACGGCATCTTCGACTTCATCCACCGCGACCCGAAAACCTACATCCCGCTCTTCTCCGCATCCTCCATCGAAGGCGCGGCCAAGACTCTGCGGCTGGGCCGATGGCTGCTGCCGATCAAGAGCGGTGAGGTTCGGAACCTCCGCCAGGGCCGGGCCTTCTGGCAGGTCCTGGAGGATCACGACGTTCCCTCCACGATCTTCAAGATGCCGGCCAACTATCCTCCCGTCCCCTCCCGCCAGCGGACGCTCTCCGGCATGGGCACGCCCGACATCCTCGGGGATTACGGTACCTGCAACTACTATACGACCGAGGCCAAAGCCGTTAACCTGGACTTGGGCGGAGCGCGGGTGCACGAGGTCTACGTCATCGGCAACCGGGTGGATGCCAAGCTGCCCGGCCCGGCCAACTCCTTCAAGGTGGGCGCGCCGGAATCGGCCGTCGACTTCAAGGTCTACCTCGACCCCGTCCACGCGGTGGCCAAAATCGTCCTGCCGGACCAGGAGTTCATCCTCCGAGAGAAGGAGTGGAGCGGCTGGAAGCGCGTCCGCTATCCCCTCATCCCGACCCAGAGTGTCAGCGGCATCTGCATGTTCTTGCTCAAGGAAGTCCGGCCGCATTTCAAGCTCTATGTGACGCCCGTCAACATCGACCCGGCCGACCCGGCCCTGCCGATCTCCACCCCGGACGGGTACGCTCCGGAGCTCGAAAAAAAGTTCGGCCCGTTCTTCACCAAAGGCCTCCCCGCCGATACCAGCGCCCTGGACAACGACCTCCTGGACGAAGCCGAGTTCCTGGCCCAGGACGAAATGATCCTCGAAGAAAGCCGGGCCATGCTCGACGACGAGCTCGGCCGGTTCGATTCGGGCCTGCTCTTCTTTTATATCTCCAGCACCGACCAGCGCCAGCATATGTTCTGGCGGCTGATGGACGACAAGCATCCGGCCTACGACCCTAAGCTGGCGGCGGCCTTCGGCGACACCATCCGCAAGACCTACCAGCAGGCCGACGCCGTCCTGGCCCAAGCCCTGGCCCGGATCGACAAGGACACCATCGTCCTGGTCATGTCCGACCACGGCTTCAACCCCTACTACCGCAGCTTCAACCTCAACACCTGGCTCAAGCAGGCCGGTTACCATCGGTTCGGCAACGAGTTCAAGCAGGAGGAGCTGGAGATGGCCTTCCCCAGCACCGACTGGTCACGGACCAAAGCCTATGGGCTGGGCCTCAATGCCCTCTACCTCAACCAGCGCGGGCGCGAGGGCGAGGGCATCGTGGCGCCGGGAGCCGAAAGCGAGGCCCTGGTGGATGAGATCTGCCGGCGGCTCGAAGAGTTCAAGGACCCCAAGACGGGCCAGAACGTCGTCCTCAAGGCCTACCGGGCCAAGGACGTCTACCAGGGTCCCGCCGCCGTCTCCGCCCCCGACATCATCCTGGGCTTTAACCGGGGCTACCGGATTTCGTTCCAATCTCCGCTCGGCCGCATTCCCCGCGAGGTCCTCGAGGACAACACCGCCAAGTGGAGCGGCGATCACATGGGCGCGGCCGAGACATTGCCGGGCATTTTGCTCTCGAACCAGCCCGTGCAGGCGGAGTCGCCCGCCCTCTACGACCTGACCGCCACGATTGCCGACGTCTTCGAGGCCGAGAAGCCCAAGGATTACATCGGCCGCTCGATATTCTGA
- a CDS encoding sigma-54 dependent transcriptional regulator, producing MKFKILIVDDEQNIRDIFSLLLAEQGFAVESAANGREGLARALTFVPDVLLLDMNLPDMSGLDVLAGVRERLPSCRVIVITAFGTIRNAVEATKRGAYAYLEKPVDNEELFLLIERALEVKRLEAEVEGLRAELSSRYRFTEIVGTSARMNSIFQMMDRIARVDGTLLLTGESGTGKELVARALHFAGPRREGPFVVVNCGAIPRDLIESEFFGHSKGAFTDAKTESTGKFEMAQRGTIFLDEIGELPLEAQVKLLRALGEREIVKVGGTRTIPVDVRVIAATNKDLESEVRKGAFREDLYFRLAVLSLRLPPLRERAEDIPLLSEHFLRKYGKELRKEIQALSPDFLDALMDYAWPGNVRELENVIYEAMVHAEGDRLDVSILPARIRGAGFRGRDEAEGPPHGDSDATAGSLLDAAHTAADSTARALIEKALQEAGGNRTLAAQRLGISRKTLFNKMKALGIG from the coding sequence GTGAAATTTAAAATTCTTATCGTCGACGACGAACAAAATATCCGCGACATCTTCTCCCTCCTGCTGGCCGAGCAGGGCTTCGCCGTCGAAAGCGCCGCCAACGGTCGGGAAGGCCTGGCCCGGGCCCTGACTTTTGTCCCGGACGTTCTGCTCCTGGACATGAACCTGCCGGACATGTCGGGCTTGGATGTCCTGGCCGGCGTCCGGGAGCGGTTGCCCTCCTGCCGGGTCATCGTCATCACCGCCTTCGGGACGATCCGCAACGCGGTCGAAGCCACCAAGCGCGGCGCCTACGCCTACCTGGAAAAACCAGTCGACAACGAAGAGCTGTTCCTGCTTATCGAGCGGGCTCTCGAGGTCAAGCGCCTGGAGGCCGAGGTCGAGGGGTTGCGGGCCGAATTGAGCTCCCGCTACCGCTTCACCGAGATCGTCGGCACGAGCGCCCGGATGAACTCCATCTTCCAGATGATGGACCGCATCGCCCGGGTCGACGGCACCCTCCTTCTGACGGGCGAGAGCGGCACCGGCAAGGAGCTGGTCGCCCGGGCCCTCCACTTTGCCGGCCCGCGCCGCGAGGGGCCGTTCGTCGTGGTCAACTGCGGGGCCATCCCGCGCGACCTCATCGAGTCCGAGTTCTTCGGCCACAGCAAGGGCGCTTTCACCGACGCCAAGACGGAGTCGACGGGCAAGTTCGAGATGGCCCAGCGGGGGACGATCTTCCTGGACGAGATCGGCGAGCTGCCGCTGGAGGCCCAGGTCAAGCTTCTGCGGGCCCTGGGCGAGCGCGAGATCGTCAAGGTCGGCGGTACGCGGACCATCCCGGTCGATGTCCGGGTCATCGCGGCCACCAACAAGGATCTGGAAAGCGAGGTCCGCAAGGGCGCCTTCCGGGAGGACCTCTATTTCCGGCTGGCCGTGCTCTCGCTTCGTCTGCCGCCGCTGCGCGAGCGGGCGGAGGACATCCCGCTTCTGAGCGAGCACTTTCTGCGGAAGTACGGGAAAGAGCTCCGCAAGGAGATCCAGGCGCTTTCGCCGGACTTTCTGGACGCGCTCATGGACTATGCCTGGCCCGGCAACGTTCGCGAGCTGGAGAACGTGATCTATGAAGCCATGGTCCACGCGGAGGGAGACCGGCTGGATGTTTCGATTTTGCCGGCCCGCATCCGCGGCGCCGGCTTCCGCGGGCGCGATGAGGCCGAAGGCCCGCCGCACGGGGATTCCGACGCAACCGCCGGGTCGCTCCTGGATGCGGCTCATACGGCGGCCGACAGCACGGCCAGGGCTTTGATCGAGAAGGCCCTTCAGGAAGCCGGCGGCAACCGCACCCTGGCCGCCCAGCGCCTGGGGATCAGCCGCAAGACCCTGTTCAATAAGATGAAAGCGCTCGGGATCGGCTGA
- a CDS encoding ATP-binding protein, translated as MALKRILAALRPGRRRDEKLPLLVFREFEAGVNLIEDYDQIARNFLGKIKEVCAGPKLILLVHDGDSGRFVPAATVGVGEDESRTAVFPRDSRLAKWLKVNETHLELARRPGLEDYLTPKEAGTLAALGIEIAFPLISMNRLIGILLVGAKPKGESFTRLEVSFIRALLPQAGIALENALLFKEQRERFRRMSRADRLATVGELAAGAAHEIRNPLTAIRSSLQYLEAKNPDEATRKLLGAALQETARINDIVSALLAFSRPTEIVRERHDLRETLDESLNLVSFQARAKGVVARREFGAEPLFVQGDRSQLKQLFLNILLNAIQAMPGGGELRVEAAVKPVRKVLVSVIDTGEGIPEENLDRIFDPFFTTKKSGTGLGLSICYNIVKSHGGDIEVKSRAGQGTTILIHLPLD; from the coding sequence ATGGCCCTGAAGAGGATCCTTGCCGCCCTTCGACCCGGCCGCCGCCGCGACGAGAAGCTGCCGCTGCTCGTCTTCCGCGAGTTCGAAGCCGGCGTCAACCTGATCGAGGACTACGACCAGATCGCCCGCAACTTCCTGGGCAAGATCAAGGAGGTCTGCGCCGGGCCCAAGCTGATCCTGCTTGTCCACGACGGGGACAGCGGCCGCTTCGTCCCCGCCGCCACCGTCGGCGTCGGGGAGGACGAAAGCCGGACGGCCGTCTTCCCCCGCGACTCCCGGCTGGCCAAATGGCTCAAAGTCAACGAGACTCATCTCGAGCTGGCCCGCCGGCCCGGCCTGGAGGACTATCTGACGCCCAAGGAGGCCGGGACGCTGGCCGCCCTGGGCATCGAGATTGCTTTCCCGCTGATCTCGATGAACCGGCTGATCGGCATCCTCCTCGTGGGCGCTAAACCGAAGGGCGAGTCGTTCACCCGGCTGGAAGTCTCCTTCATCCGGGCCCTTCTGCCCCAGGCCGGGATCGCCCTGGAAAACGCGCTGCTGTTCAAGGAGCAGCGCGAGCGCTTCCGCCGCATGTCGCGCGCCGACCGGCTGGCCACCGTGGGCGAGCTGGCCGCGGGCGCCGCCCACGAGATCCGCAACCCTCTGACCGCGATCCGCTCCTCGCTCCAGTACCTGGAAGCCAAGAACCCCGACGAGGCGACCCGCAAGCTCCTCGGCGCCGCCCTGCAGGAGACCGCCCGCATCAACGACATCGTCTCGGCTCTGCTGGCCTTTTCCAGGCCTACCGAGATCGTTCGCGAGCGCCACGACCTGCGCGAAACGCTCGACGAAAGCCTGAATCTCGTCTCCTTCCAAGCTCGGGCCAAAGGCGTCGTCGCGCGGCGCGAGTTTGGGGCCGAGCCTCTATTCGTCCAGGGCGATCGCTCCCAGCTCAAGCAGCTCTTCCTCAACATCCTCCTGAACGCTATCCAGGCCATGCCGGGGGGCGGCGAGCTGCGGGTCGAGGCGGCCGTCAAGCCGGTCCGGAAGGTCCTGGTTTCCGTGATCGATACGGGCGAGGGCATTCCCGAAGAGAACCTGGACCGCATCTTCGACCCCTTCTTCACGACGAAAAAAAGCGGGACCGGGCTGGGGCTCTCAATCTGCTACAATATCGTCAAGTCTCACGGGGGCGACATCGAGGTCAAGAGCCGGGCCGGCCAGGGGACGACCATTCTCATCCACCTGCCGCTGGATTGA